A window of Syntrophaceae bacterium genomic DNA:
CGCTCATGCCGATCCCGCCGATCCCCACGAAGTGGATCCGCCGGACCTTGCGCTTCATCAAGTCTCTGCGATAGCCGTTCTGCATCAGGGTCTTTCCTGCTTATGGAATCTTGGAATACTGGAATCATGGAGCATTGGGGTTTTCAGAGCCCTTTCCCTTTCGAGCCCATCATTCCAACATTCCATCACTCCATCATTCCTGTGACTGGGTGCCCTGCACCAACGCGATGCATTCATCCACGATGTCCGCCGCCGCCCGGATGTTGCCGAGCTCCGCGGCCCTGCGCCCCATCTCCTCGAGGGCCGCCGGGTCGCCGGCCAGCCGCCGGATGATCCCCGAGAGGCGTTCGCCCGAGAGGTCCTTCTCGGGGATCATTTCGGCTGCGCCCCTGTTGACAAGGAGTTCGGCGTTCTTCGTCTGGTGGTCGTTCACGGCATGGGGGAAGGGGATGAAAACCGCCGCCTTGCCGCATGCCGTGATCTCCGCGATCGACGTGGCCCCCGCCCGGCAGATGAGCAGGTCGGCCTCCCCGTAGGCCGAGGCCATGTCCGTGATGAAGGGCAGCACCTCCGCCCTCATCGACCGGTCGCGGTAGCCTTGTTGCACAATCTCGAGGTCGTCCTTCCCCGTCTGGTGGATGATCCGGAGCCTCTCCTGCATGTCCGCCAGGTGCGGCAGCGCCTCCAGGACGGCCCGGTTGATCCGGTGCGCGCCCTGGCTTCCCCCGAAGACGAGGACCGTGAACGGCTCGCCCGGCTTCCGGGCCCGCCGCCTGCCCGCGGCGATGGCCGCCCGGATCGGGTTTCCCGTTACCCGCACCCGCCCGGGGCGGAACCACCGCGCCGTCTCGGGGAAGCTGACGAACACGCGGTCCACGAATTTCCCGAGGATCCGGTTCGTCTCGCCGGGGACGGCGTTCTGCTCGGCGATCGCCGTGGGCAGGCCCATGCAGCGGGCCGCCAGCACGGCGGGCCCCGAGGCATAGCCCCCGACGCCGATCACGACGTTCGGGGCGAACCCGCGGAGGATCCGCCTCGATTCCAGCAGGCTCCGCGGGACCTTCGCCAGCGCCGCCAGCGACCGCCCGATGCCCCGCCCCTTGACGCCTTCCACGTCGAGCACGGCGAGCGGGAAGCCGATCTGCGGCAGCACCCGGGCCTCCAGCCCCCGGCGGGTCCCGATGAAAAGAACATCCGTTGCCGCGTCGCGCCGGCGGAACTCCTCGGCGATGGCCACCCCGGGAAAGAGGTGACCCCCCGTCCCGCCTCCCGCGATCACGATTCGCACAGCCCGGTCCCCCTGGGCGTCGACTTCTGGTACGTCGACAGGTTCAGCAAAATTCCAACGGCCATGCAGCTCACGATCAGCGACGTGCCCCCGTAGGACAGGAAGGGCAGGGCCATCCCCTTCGTGGGGATGAGACCCATGACGCCGGCGATGTTGATGAAGGCCTCGAGGGCCAGCAGGGTCGTGATCCCCGACGCCAGGAGGCTTCCGAAGCCGTCCTGGACGCGGAAGGCGATCACGAACCCCCGGACGATCAGCAGCCCGAAGAGTACGATGACCGCGCAGATGCCGATGAACCCGCTCTCCTCGGCGATGATGGAGAGGATGAAGTCCGTGTGCGGCTCGGGCAGGTAGAAGAGCTTCTGCATCCCGTCGCCGAGCCCCACGCCGAAGGGGCCGCCGGAGCCGAAGGACAGAAACGACTGGATGATCTGGAACCCCTTGTGCTGCGGGTCCTTCCAGGGGTCGAGGAAGGTGTTCCAGCGGTCCATCCGGTACCCCTTCATCATGACCAGGGTCACCGCGAGGGGGACAAAGGCCAGCAGCGAGCCGGCGAGGTAGCGGATGCGCGCCCCCGCGATGTACAGGACGCTCAAGGCCACCGCCATGATCAGCACGGCCGACCCGAAGTCGGGCTGTTTCACGATGAGTCCCACGGGGAGGAGCACGACGAGCAGCGGCAGGAGGAACCCCTTGCGGAACTCCTGGATGTGGGCCGATTTGCGCGTCAGGTAATGGGCCAGGAACACGACGACGAGGAGCTTCACGAGCTCGGCCGCCTGGAACGTGAAGACGCCGAGGTTGAGCCACCGCCGTGCCCCGCCCTTCGTGACGCCGATGCCGGGGACGAAGATCATCGCCAGGAGCACCAGCGAGACGCCCATCCCCGCGTAGGCCGCGCCCCGCAGCCACGTGTAGGGCGTCCGCGTGAGCGCGACCATGAGCGCGATCCCGATCACGAGGAAGAGCAGGTGCTTCTTGAGGAAGAAGTACCCGTCGCCGTATTTCTGCAGGGCGAGCATGTAGCTCGAGCTGTAGATCATCACGGTGCCGAAGGCGATGAGCGTCAGCACGACGAAAAACAGGATGAAGTCGGGCCGTCTGCCCCTTGCCGGCGTGTCGGCCATGCTCTCAATGCCCCCCTGTTGCCGTTTTCCGGTCGTTGAGCCGGTTTACGACGTCCTTGAATACCTCGCCCCGGTGGGCGTAGCTGCGAAACTCGTCGAAGCTCGCGCAGCCCGGCGAAAGCAGCACCACGTCGCCCGGAGCGGCGTCGGCGTAAGCGGCCCGGACGGCCTCGGCCATCGTGGCGGCCGCCCGCGTCGGCACGAGGCCCCCGATCCGTGCGCCGATGGCCTCGCGGGCCTCGCCGAAGAGGACCAGGGCCTTGACGCGCCGGCGGATCAGCGGCTCGAGGGTCTCGAAGTCCCCGTTCTTGTCGCGCCCGCCCAGCAGCAGGATCACGGGCCTCTCGAACGCCTCCAGGGCCCTGGCCACGGCGCTGACGTTCGTCCCCTTCGAGTCGTCGTAGAAGGCCACCCCGCCCCGCTCCCCGGCGAACTCGATCCGGTGGGCGAGCCCCCTGAAGCTGCCCACGGCCTGGGCGATCGCGCCGGGCGCGCAGCCGGCCCAGCGGGCGGCCATCACGGCGGCCATCACGTTCTCGAGGTTGTGCCGCCCGGGGAGCCGGACCATGGACAGGGGGTAGGTTTCGACCTCCCGGCCGGCCGTGCGGTACACGATTGAACCGCCCCGCAGGCCCATTCCCTCGTCGGGCACGGCCGTGGAGCTGAAGAACGCCACCTTCGCGGCGAGCCTCCGGGCGAGCGCCGCCGACCCGGGCTCGTCGGCGTTGAGGACGGCCAGGTCTTGCGGCTGCTGGTTCTCGAAGATCCGCTCCTTGGCACGCCGGTACTCGTCGTAGTCGGCGTGGTAGTCCAGGTGGTCGGGCGCGGTATTGAGCAGCACCGCCACCCGCGCCCGGAACGTCTCGATGCGCTGCAGCTGGAAGCTGCTCAGCTCGAGGACGGCCCACTCGTCGTCCTGCGGCCCCCCGACGTAGCCGATCAGGGGGTTGCCGATGTTGCCCCCCACGAAGGCCCGTTTGCCGGCTTCTGCGAGGATGTGGCCGATGAGGGCCGTCACCGTCGTCTTGCCGTTGGTGCCGGTGATGGCGATCACGGGCACCCGGAGGAACCGGAAGGCCAGCTCGGTCTCGCTCACGACGGGGATTCCCCGCCGCTCCGCCTCGCGGATCAGGGGGTTGAAGGGCGGCACCCCGGGCGAGGGCACGACGAGGTCCTGGCCTGCGACGACGGCTGCATCCGCGCCGCCCGTGATGACCTTCAGCGGCAGGCCCTCGAGGGCCCCGAGGGCCTCCCGGAGCTCCGCTTCGGGCTTGTCGTCGGTCGCGGTCACGGAGGCGCCGCGCCCGGCCGCGAAGCGCGCCGCCGCGATCCCCGTTTTCCCGAGGCCGATGACGAGAATGTTCTTGCCCTTGAGCTCCACGATGCGCTCTCACCTCAGCTTCAGCGTGCTGATGGCCACGAGGGCCAGGATGATCGAGATGATCCAGAACCGCACGATCACCTTTGGCTCCGCCCAGCCCTTCAGCTCGAAGTGGTGGTGGATGGGGGCCATGCGGAAGATCCGCTTGCCGTTGGAGATCTTGAACCAGCCCACCTGGCAGATGACCGACACGGTCTCCAGCACGAAGACCCCGCCGACGATGGCCAGGAGCAGCTCCTGCTTGGTCACGATGGCCAGCGTCCCCAGGGCCCCGCCCAGAGACAGCGAACCCACGTCGCCCATGAAGATCTGCGCGGGGTAGGTGTTGTACCAGAGAAAGCCCAGGCAGGCCCCCACCATGGCCCCGCAGAAGATCGACAGCTCGCCCGTCCCCGGCACGTACGGGATCTGGAGGTACCCGGAGATGCGCGCGTTTCCCGCGAAGTAGGCGAAGAGCAGGTACGTGATGAAGCAGATCAGCGCCGGCCCGAGGGCGAGGCCGTCCAGGCCGTCGGTGAGGTTCACGGCGTTGGCGGCCCCCACGATCACGAAGGTCGTGAACAGGATATACCCCCAGCCCAGGTCCGGCAGCATGGTCTTGAAGAAGGGGATCGTGATCGCCTGGCTGAAGGTGGGCTTGATGTAGAGGATGACCCCGATGAACAGGGCGATGGCGAATTCCAGGGCGAGCCGGACCCATCCCGGGATCCCCTTGCTGTTGCGCTTCGTGAGCTTGCGGAAGTCGTCGAGGAAGCCGATGAGGCCGAACCCGGCGGTGACGGCGATGAGCATCCAGATGTAGTCGTTGGTCAGGTTGGCCCACAGCAGCGTCGAGACGACCACGGAGAAGATGATCATGATGCCGCCCATGGTGGGCGTTCCCGACTTGGCCTGGTGCGAGCCGGGACCGTCCTCGCGGATGGTCTGCCCGATCTGCAGCGCCTCGAGCTTGCGGATGAGCCAGGGGCCGACGACGAAGCAGATCACCAGGGCCGTGATCGTCGCGTAGATCGTCCGGAACGTGATGTACCGGAACACGTTGAAGTACGAGATGGTCTCGTGGAGCGGGTACAGCAGGTGATAGATCAATGCAGCGGACCTCCAAAATACAAAACCCCAACCCGGTGCACAAGCAGTTGGGGACGCGGGGGCCTCCTGCCCCTACAGATTGAGGTCGTATCCCTATCACAGGTCCTTTTCACTTTGCAACCCCGATCGTGTCCACGATCGCCCGGACGATCTCTTCCATCCTCATCTTCCTCGAGCCCTTGACGAGGACCCAGTCGCCCGCCTTGAGGCAGGCCTTCAGATGGGCCACCGTCTCCTCGGTGGAGAGGTCGACGATCACCCTGTCGCTCCGCATCCCGCGCTTCACGGCCCCCTTCGCCGTCGCCCGGGCGAAATCCCCCCGGAGGTAGGCCTTGCCGACGCCGGTATCGGCCAGTGCCCGGCCGATCTCCTCGTGGTACCGCTCCGCCTCGTCGCCCAGCTCCAGCATGTCCCCCAGGATCACCGTGCTCGTGCACTCCCCCTTGAGGCCCTGCAGCGTCCTGAGCGCCGCCGCCACCGAGGCGGGGTTGGCGTTGTACGTGTCGTCGATGAGCAAGGCGCCGTTTTTCAGCCGCCAGACCTCCATGCGCCCGCCCACGGGCCGGAAGGCCATGAGCCCCCGGCAGATCGCGTCGAACCCGAAGCCGGCGCCCTTCGCCGCGGCCGCCGCGGCCAGGGCGTTCGAGACGTTGTGGAACCCCAGCACGGGCAGCAGGATCTCCCGCGAGGCCCCGTCAATGAGCAGCGTGAACACGGTGCCCCGCTCGGCCTCGTGGGCGATGCGGGAGGCCGTCACGTCGGCGTCCGTGTCGATCCCGAAGGTGATCATCCGGCCCTTCCACCGCTGCGCCCAGGGGGCCAGCGACCCGTCGTCGAGGTTGATCACCGCCGTGCCCCGGCCGTCCATGACTCGGTAGAGGTCCCCCTTCTCCTCCCGGATCGTCTCGAGGGACCGGAGCCCCTCGAGGTGGGCGGGGCCCACGTTGGTGACGACGCCCACGGTGGGTGCCGCGATCTCCGTGAGGCGGGCGATCTCGCCGCGGCGGTTCGTCCCCATCTCGAGGACGGCGGCCTCGTGGGTTTCGTTCATCCGGAGGATCGTCAGCGGGAGCCCCACGAGGTTGTTGAGGTTGCCCTCGCTCTTGAGCAGGTTCTTCTCCTGTCCCATGATGGCCGCGGCCATCTCCTTGGTCGTCGTCTTCCCCGTGCTCCCGGTGACGGCCACGACGGGGATGTCGAAGCGGCTGCGCCAGAAGCGGGCCAGGTCCCCCAGGGCCCTGAGCGTGTTCTCGACGGCGACGGCCGCCGTCGAACCGTCGATGCCGCGCAGGAGGCCTTCCCGGCCCCGCTCCACGAGCACCCCCGCGGCGCCCGCGGCCGCGGCCTGGCCGAGGAAGTCGTGCCCGTCGAAGCGGGGGCCCGCCAGGGGCACGAAGAGGCTTCCGGCCGCCAGGGTCCTCGTGTCCGTCGAGACCCCGTCGAACGCGTCCGACCGCCCCTGCCGCACGAGGGTGCCCCCCGTGGCCGTCAGCACGTCCTGCAGCGCGAATCGGGGGCCCTGCATCCGCGTCACGGCGTTCGCCCTCTCTTTCGGTCCAGGGCCTCGCGGGCCACCGTCCGGTCGTCGAAGGGGATCGTCCGCGTCCCGAGGATCTGGTAGTCCTCGTGGCCCTTGCCGGCGATGAGGACGATGTCGTCCGGCTCTGCGATCCCCACGGCCAGGCCGATGGCCTCCCGCCGGTCCTCCACCACGGCGTAGCGCTTGCGGCCGGCTCGGAGCCCCGCGGGGTCGGTCTTTTGCATGACGGCGGCGTCGATCCCGCCTTCGATCTCGGCGATGATCGCCAGCGGGTCCTCGGAGCGGGGGTTGTCGGACGTGATCACGGCCAGGTCGCTTTCCTCCGCGGCCGCCCGGCCCATGAGCGGGCGCTTCCCCCGGTCGCGGTCCCCGCCGCAGCCGAAGACCGTGATCAACCGGCCCCTGCGGAAGCGGGCGAGGGTCCGGATGACCCGCCGCAGGGCGTCCTCCGTGTGGGCGTAGTCGACGAAGACGAAGGGCTCGCCCGGTTCGCTGATCTTCTCGAGCCGCCCGGGGACGGCCTTTGCGCTCTCGATGCCCCGCTGGATCGCCGAGAGGGGGATCCCGAGGTGACAGGCCGCCGCAACGGCGGCCAGGATGTTGGAGAGGTTGAACGGGCCGATGAAGGGCGCCCGGATCGGGAAGGAGCCCGAGGGGGTCTCGATCTCGGCCCGGGTCTCGCCGAGGTCGTACTCCACGTCCCGGGCCTGGACGAAGGCGATCGAGTCGATGCCGAAGGTCGTGAGGCCCTTGGCCCCGATCTCGTCGGCGAGCCTCCGGCCCCAGGGGTCGTCGAGGTTGATGATCCGGCCCTGCCGGCGTCCGTTCTTCTCCCCCGCCAGCAGCTCCGTGAAGAAGCGCTTCTTGGAGGCGAAGTAATCCTCCATGGAGCCGTGGAAGTCGAGATGGTCCCGCGTGAGGTTCATGAAGATCCCGCAGTCGAATGCGCAATCGTCCACCCTCCTGAGCTCCAGCGCGTGGGAGGAGACCTCCATGACGACGTGGGTGACGCCGGCGCTGCGGATCTCGGCCAGCAGGCGCTGCAGTTCGAAGGACTCGGGGGTCGTGTGCGAGGCGGCCGTCACGGTCGAGCCCCAGCGGTAGTTCACCGTGCCGATGACGCCGGGCTCGTGGCCCGCCTCCCGCAAAACGGATTCGAGGAGGTAGGTGACGGTCGTCTTCCCGTTGGTGCCCGTCACCCCGATGAGACCGAGGGCGCCCGAGGGGTTTCCGAAGAAGTTCCGGCCCAGCAACCCCAGGGCACGGCGGCTGTCGCGGACCCGGATGGCGGTGTAGCCGGCGTGCCGGGCGATCTCCCGGTCGTAAACGACGGCCTTCGCCCCGCGGCGCACGGCCTCGGGCACGAAGAGGTGCCCGTCGTACCTGGCCCCCCGGACGGCGACGAACAGGAAGCCCTCCCCGCAGCGGCGCGAGTCGTAGCAGATGCCCTCGATCTCCCGCGCCCTCGTCCCGTGAACCTCCAGGACGTCGACATTCTCGAGAAGGTCAAGCAAGTCCACGTCGGCCTCTCAATCCCCCGTGCTGAAGGCCACGGTGCACGACCGGTGTCCCTTGAGCGGGCTGCCCGGCGCCGGTTTCTGGCTGACGGCCCAGCCGCTGCCCGTGACGGTGATCTCCAGCCCCTTTTCCTGGGCCGTCCGCACGGCCTGCCGGACCGTCATCCCCCGGAAATCGGGCATGACGGCCTCTTCGTACGCGGCGGCGCCGTCGGCCGGGACCGCCGCCGGTGCCGACACGAGCCGGATCCTGGCGCCCGTGTCGATCTCCTTTTCCTGCACGGGGGGCGTCTCCCCGATGTCGGGCTCGAAGCAGCGGATGAGCTGCTGGGAGATGGACCGGAAGACGGGCGCGGCCGCCTCGCCGCCCCACTTGTGCAGCTGCGGCTCGTCGATGGAGACGAGCATGACGAAGCGCGGGTTCTCGGCGGGGAAGAACCCCATGAAGGAGGTCCGCACCCGCTCGCTGGAGAAGCGCTTGAGCGCGAAGTCGAACTTCTGGGCCGTGCCGGTCTTGCCGGCCACGTCCACGTTGACGAGGGCCGCGTTCTTGCCGGTGCCGCCCTGTTCGCCCACGACGTTGGTCAGCATGGCCGTCATCCGGCGGGCCGTCTCCGCGGAGATGACCCTGCGCACGGGCGTGGGGGTGAACTCCCTCACCGTCTCGCCGTTGGCGTCGACGAACTTCTTCACGATGTGGGGCTGCATGAGGACGCCGTCGTTGGCGATCGCCGACAGGGCCGTGACGAGCTGGATGGCCGTCACGGAGATGCCCTGGCCGAAGGCGATGGTGGAGGTGTCGACCTGCGTCCAGTTCTGCCAGGGACGCAGCAGGCCCGGGATCTCGCCGGGCAGCTCGATGTTCGTCTTCTGCCCGAACCCGAAATCCCGGATGTAGCGGTGGAACTTCTCGCGGCCCAGCTTCTCGGAGATCTTCACGGAGCCGATGTTGCTCGAGTACTTCAGGATCTCGCGCACCGTGAGCACGCCGTGCCGCTTGCGGTTGGCCTCGTGGAAGGTCGCGTTGGCCACGCGGTAGGCGCCGTTTTCGCAGTAGAACCGGTCCGACTCCTTCACGACGCCCTCCTCGAGGGCGGCGGCCACGAGGAAGGGCTTGAAGGTGGAGCCGGGGTCGAAGCAGTCCGTGATGGCCCTGTTGCGCTTTTGATCGGCCGAGGCGCCCGCGTAGGCGTTCGGGTTGAACGCCGGGTTGTTCGCCATAGCGAGGATCTCCCCCGTCCGCGGGTCCATGACGATGATGAAGCCGCCCCGGGCGCGCGTCCGCAGCACGGCCTCCTTCAGGTTCGACTCCACGGCGTGCTGGATGCGGCTGTCGAGGGTCAGGACGAGGCTCAGCTGCTCGTCCTTCTTGCCCGCCGCGGATCGCTCGGGCATGTAGAGCTTCTTGCCCCGGGCGTCGCGGCCCCAGAGGATCTTTTCCGGCTCGCCCCGCAGGTAGCCGTCGTAGCGCATCTCGAGGCCCTCGAGGCCGTTGGAGTCCACGCCGACAAAGCCGAGGACCTGGCCGGCCAGCTCCCGGTTCGGGTAGAAGCGCTTGGGCTCCTGGATCAGGTAGACCCCCTCCATCTTGAGGTTCTTGACCTGCTCGGCCTGGGCGGGGGTGATCATGCGGGCCACCCAGCAGAAGTTCTTCGACTTGGCGAGCTGCTGCGCGATCGCCTTTTTCGGCTGGCCCGTCACGGCGGCGAGCTGCGCGGCCGCCTCGTCGATGTCTTCGATCTTGGACGGGTCGGCGAAGACGGAGTCGGCGAGGATGCTCGCGGCGAGCTTCTCGCCGTTGCGGTCGTAGATGATGCCGCGCTCGGGGTAGAGCTGCAGGGCCTTCTTGTGCTGCCTCTCGGCAAGGGTCTTGTAGGTCTTCCCCGTCATGATCTGCAGGTGAAAGGCGCGGAAGACCAGGGCGCAGAACAGCACCGCGAACAGCGCCAGCATCGTGGCGATCCGGAAGCGGAACCATTTTCTGGACTTGCCGTTCATTTGATCAGGACCACCTGCTCCCGCTCGGGGTACTGGAGCTTGAGCTTCTCCCGGGCGATGGCCTCGATCCGCTGGGGCGACTTCAACGTGGCGATCTCGACCTTCAGCCTCCGGTTCTCCTCCAGCAGATTCTCCCGGACGGTCATCTCCTCGGCGATCTGGTACTTGAGCTGCGTGTTGTGCAGATGCGACCAGACGTAGACGAGCGCCACGGCCACCAGGACGAGCAGCGACAGGATGAGCGTCGAGACACGCAGGCCCGTGCTCTGCCGCACATCCATCGCCGCCCGGGGCCGTGCCACCTTCGCAACCGGCATCATCCGATCCTTTCCGCGGTTCTCAGTTTCGCGCTGCGCGCCCGGGGGTTTCGCTCCATCTCCGCCTTTCCTGGCCGGACGGGCTTCCGGGTGAGGACCCGGAGCCGGGGGCGCCCCCCGCAGGCGCAAACGGGAAGATCGGAGGGACAGGTGCACCGCCGCGAGGCGTCGCGGAAGCACTCCTTGACCATCCGGTCCTCCAGCGAGTGGAAGGAGAGAACGGAAAACCGCCCTCCTTCCCTCAAGCAGTCGATCCCCGAGGCGATGCCCCGGGCGAGGCTGTTCAGCTCGTCGTTGACGGCGATCCGGAGCGCCTGGAAGCTCCGCGTCGCGGGGTGGATCCTCCCGTGGCGCATGGACGCCGGCATGGCGGAGGCGATGAGGGCCGCAAGCTCGTCCGTCGTCTCGATGGGCGCCGCCCTCCGCCTCTCGACGATGGCCCTCGCGATGCGTCCCGCCTGCCGCTCCTCGCCGTAGTCTCGCAGGATGCGCTCGAGCTCGCGCGCGTCGGCCCGGTTGACCAGGTCCCGCGCGCTCACCGGGGCCCCCCGGTCCATCCGCATGTCGAGCGGCGCGGGCTTCGAGAAGCTGAAGCCCCTTGCGGCCGACTCGAGCTGGTGGGACGACACCCCGAGGTCGAGCACGATGCCGTCGACGCGTTCGATCCCGAGACGGTCGAGGATCTCCCGGACGTCGGCGTAGTTGCCCTTGACGAGGATCGCGCGCTGCCCGAAGGGCTCGAGGACCCGGGCCGATTCGGCCAGGGCGTCGTCGTCCCGGTCGATCCCGACCAGGATGCCGCCGGGGGACGTGGCGGCCAGGATCGCCCTCGCGTGACCGCCCCCGCCGAGGGTTCCGTCCACGTAGATGCCGCCCGGCCTGAGGTTGAGCGAGTCGAGGATCTCCTCGAGCAGCACGGGCTCGTGGTATGCGGGGGGCGCGCCTGCATCGTTCATCGTTCGTTTCAAGGATCTCCGGTGGAAGCGGACGCGGGAATCACGCCGGGGGAGCCGGGCCGTCAGATTCCCAGGTCGGCCATGTAATCGCTGAAGCTCTCGATACTTTCGCCGGACTTGCGGATCTCCTCCTCGAACCGCTCCTTGCTCCAGATCTCGATGACCCGGACCATGCCGGCCAGGACGATGTCTTTCTCCAGCTTGGCGTACTCGCGCAGGGGCGGGGGGACCAGGATGCGGCCCTGGCTGTCGAAGGTGCAGTCCACCGCCCCGGACATGAAAAAGCGCTGAAACGCGCGGACTTCTTTCTTGAGGATGGATTGATGGGAGATTTTTTCTTCGAGAATCCGCCACTCGTCGAACGGGAAGACCATCAGGTATCCGTCCCAGTTCGTGATGACCATGCGGTTGTCGTACTTTTCGGCGAAGACCTCGCGGAGCTTGGCGGGGAAGATGATTCTTCCCTTGTCGTCGATCGTATGGTAATATCTCCCCCGAAACACGGACATGCGAGAGACCCCTCCACAATCATCCACTTTGCTCCACCTGGATGCAATAGTAGGGCCGTATTCCGTCCCTGTCAAGGAAAAAGTTTAATTTCCGCTGGATTTTCGATTGATTTGGTACTTCCGGACGGCCCGGCTGTGCTCGGGCAGCGTTTCGGAGAAGTGGTGTGACCCGTCGTTGCGGGAGACGAAGTAGAGGTACTTCACCGGGGCGGGGTTCAGTGCCGCCTGCAGGGCGTCCATGCCGGGGCTGCAGATCGGGCCGGGCGGGAGGCCCCGGTTGAGGTAGCTGTTGTAGGGATTTTGGCGCTCCAGGTGCCGCCGTGTCAAATTTCCGTCAAAATCCTCGATGCCGTAGATCACCGTGGGGTCGCTCTGCAGCGGCATCCTCTTTTGGAGGCGGTTGCGGAAGACGGCCGCCACGAGCGGCATCTCGCTCTTGAGCCCCGTCTCCTTCTCGATGATCGAGGCGAGCGTCACCCACTGCAGGAGGGAGAACCCCTGCGCCTCGGCCTTCGCGATCCACTCCTTCGGCACCCTCGCCCAAAACTGGCCCGCCATCTGCCTGATGATCTGCTCCGCCTCCACGCCCCTGTGGAAGATGTACGTCTCGGGGAAAAGGAACCCCTCGGCGCTTGCACCCGGGATGTTCAGCTCGGCCAGCAGCCTCTTGTCCCCGGCCAGCCGCAGGAACTCCTTCTCCTCGACGAGTCCCTCGGCGGCCAGCCGCGCGGCGATCTTGCGCACCGTGAAACCCTCGGGCACCGTGACCGCGTGCTTCTTGTAGTCTCCGTTGACGAGCTTCCGCAGGATCTCGCCGGGCGTCATGGCGCGGGTGAATTCGTACTCCCCGGCCTTGACCTGCCGGGGAGCGTTGTACAGGTAGCCGAGGGCGCGGAAAAAGAGGCGGCTGCGCACGAGGCCGTTCTGCTCGAGGAGGGTCACGACCTGGCCGAAGGGTGTGCCCCGGGGGATGTAGACGGTGACCGTTTCGTCACCCGTGCCCGGGGCGGTGGCGGAGCCCTGAAACCACAGGGCGGCAGCGATGCCCGCCATCGCGACGAGCACAAGGACGGAGAGGCGGTTCAGGCGGGACCGGTCGAATGTCATCGATCGCCGCCCCCCCGGCGCGACGCGCGGTTCAGGTAATCCTGCAGGATGACGGCGGCGGCGATGCGGTCCACCATGCCCCGCCTTCTCCCGCGCTTCACGCCCGTCTCGCGCATCAGCTCCTCCGCCTCTTTCGTGGAGAGCGTCTCGTCCCAGGCGATGACGGGGACGGGGACGACTGCCGTCAAGGCCGCGATGAAGCGGTCCACCTTTTCGCACTGGATGCCCGCCGAGCCGTCGAGCCGCAGGGGGTAGCCGACCACGATGGCGCCGGCCGCGTGCTCCGCGACGGCCGCGGCGATGGCCTGCAGGTCCTTCGCCTTCGTCGTGCGCTCGATGACGGCGATGCCCCGCGCGGTCAGACCCAGCTCGTCCGAGAGGGCCAGCCCGATGCGCTTCTCTCCGTAATCGATCCCGAGGACTCTCATGGGGGGTATATAAAGGATAGGGAGGCTGGGCGCAAGGGCGGAAAGCAGTGCCGTCAAGTCACTCAACCAGGATTCTTTCGCGACTAGGCGGTTTTCGACCGATCTAACGCTTGCTGCGCTGCGGACGCAAGAACTCGCCCTACGGGGTCAAACATTTTGCGCCGCTGTCGCGGAGTTTACCCCGAGCGCAGCGTGGGGGCCCAGAAGATCGGTTACCGACCGGGGGCGCATCCCGCGAGGAGGCGCGTTCATGACATGTTCTTCCTT
This region includes:
- the ruvX gene encoding Holliday junction resolvase RuvX, which codes for MRVLGIDYGEKRIGLALSDELGLTARGIAVIERTTKAKDLQAIAAAVAEHAAGAIVVGYPLRLDGSAGIQCEKVDRFIAALTAVVPVPVIAWDETLSTKEAEELMRETGVKRGRRRGMVDRIAAAVILQDYLNRASRRGGGDR